The following coding sequences are from one Panthera leo isolate Ple1 chromosome E1, P.leo_Ple1_pat1.1, whole genome shotgun sequence window:
- the TMIGD1 gene encoding transmembrane and immunoglobulin domain-containing protein 1, protein MAWKISCLMRMCRFLLLVILFLPCEVTSSVLTVNDKTENYILDTWLGSQESLKCAVKNHTREEELLWYRGEGTVDLKSGNKINSSSVCVSSISENDHGITFTCKLRRDQSVSISVVLNVFFPPLLSGDDLQTVEEGSDVKLVCNVKSNPQARMMWYKNSNILNLEQNHQVQQTSESLQLSITKVKKSDNGTYSCIANSSLQMETKDFHLIVKDKGVAIPIEPIIAACVVVFLTLCFGLIARRKSIMKLCIKDEDPQRETAL, encoded by the exons ATGGCCTGGAAGATCAGTTGCCTAATGAGAATGTGCAGATTTCTTCTCTTAGTGATTTTGTTTCTGCCCTGTGAGGTGACAA GTTCTGTCTTAACTGTGAATGATAAAACTGAGAACTATATTCTGGACACTTGGCTTGGCTCCCAAGAATCTCTGAAATGTGCTGTTAAAAACCACACCAGGGAGGAAGAACTACTCTGGTACCGAGGAGAGGGGACAGTGGATTTGAAATCTGGAAACAAAATCAACTCCagttctgtctgtgtctcttccATCAGTGAAAATGACCACGGAATCACCTTTACTTGCAAGCTACGGAGGGATCAGTCGGTGTCCATCTCAGTGGTGCTGAATGTCTTTT TTCCTCCTCTTCTGAGTGGAGACGACTTGCAAACCGTTGAGGAAGGCAGTGATGTGAAGTTGGTTTGCAATGTGAAATCCAACCCCCAGGCTCGAATGATGTGGTACAAAAACAGTAACATCCTGAATTTAGAGCAAAATCACCAAGTCCAACAGACAAGTGAGTCTCTTCAACTGTCAATCACCAAAGTCAAGAAATCTGACAATGGAACCTATAGCTGCATTGCAAATTCATCTCTGCAAATGGAGACCAAGGACTTTCACCTCATTGTCAAAG ATAAAGGTGTGGCTATACCCATAGAACCCATTATTGCTGCATGTGTTGTGGTCTTTCTGACATTGTGCTTTGGACTCATCGCTAGAAGAAAAAGTATAATGAAG